In Chelonia mydas isolate rCheMyd1 chromosome 18, rCheMyd1.pri.v2, whole genome shotgun sequence, a single genomic region encodes these proteins:
- the KLHL21 gene encoding kelch-like protein 21 isoform X2, whose product MEPSPAGGGGGPGEPAHAVALLRGLSALRSERSLLDVTVVAGGCEFGAHRAVLAAASGYFRAMFGGSLRESRAERVRLHGVDPECLALLLDFAYTGRVGQLGPDIAERLLRAADLLQFPAVKEACGTWLARQLEPANALDMQDFAEAFACPALAAAAHRFVLRHVGELSTQLERLPLARLISYLQDDELCVPKEEAAFQLALRWVRADLAARAPLLPQLLAHVRLPFVRRFYLLAHVEGEPLVARCQPCLRLLREARDFQAARYDRHDQGPCARMRPRPSTGLAEILVLIGGCDRDCDELVTVDCYNPRTGHWRYLAEFPEHLGGGYSIAALGNDIYVTGGSDGSRLYDCVWRYNSSVNEWTEVSPMLKAREYHSSTVLDGLLYIIASDSTERYDHSIDAWEALQPMLYPMDNCSTTSCRGKLFAIGSLAGKESMVIQCYDPETDLWSLVNCGQLPPWSFAPKTVTLNGLIYFIRDDSAEVDVYNPMKNEWDKIPPMLQVHVGGSLAVLGGKLYVSGGYDNTFELSDVLEAYDPETRMWSIVGRLPEPTFWHGSVSIFRQFMPQTTQDDDSIALDNAINLNRQRQNLHNQNLNELR is encoded by the exons ATGGAACCGAGCCcggcaggaggaggtgggggtccAGGCGAACCAGCACACgcagtggcactgctgcggggTCTGAGTGCACTGCGCTCTGAGCGGAGCCTGCTTGATGTGACAGTGGTGGCCGGGGGCTGTGAGTTTGGGGCACATCGAGCTGTGCTAGCTGCAGCTTCTGGCTACTTCCGTGCCATGTTCGGCGGGTCACTGCGGGAGTCCCGGGCCGAGCGGGTGCGGCTACATGGGGTGGACCCTGAGTGCCTGGCACTGCTGCTCGACTTTGCCTACACTGGTcgggtggggcagctgggcccCGACATCGCAGAGCGGCTGCTGCGTGCCGCCGACCTACTACAGTTCCCAGCCGTGAAGGAGGCATGTGGCACTTGGCTGGCCCGGCAGCTGGAGCCGGCCAACGCGCTGGACATGCAGGACTTCGCAGAGGCCTTTGCTTGCCCAGCCCTTGCGGCTGCCGCTCACCGATTTGTGCTGCGCCATGTGGGTGAGCTGAGCACGCAGTTGGAGCGGCTGCCGCTGGCGCGGCTCATCTCCTACTTGCAGGACGATGAGCTGTGTGTGCCCAAGGAGGAGGCCGCCTTCCAGCTGGCACTGCGTTGGGTGCGTGCTGACCTAGCTGCCCGTGCCCCGCTGCTGCCGCAGCTCCTGGCCCACGTGCGCTTGCCCTTCGTGCGCCGTTTCTACCTGCTGGCGCATGTGGAGGGCGAGCCCCTGGTGGCGCGTTGTCAGCCCTGTCTGCGCCTCCTGCGGGAGGCCCGCGACTTCCAGGCTGCTCGCTATGACCGGCACGACCAGGGGCCATGTGCTCGCATGCGGCCACGACCCTCTACCGGCCTGGCAGAGATCCTTGTGCTCATTGGTGGCTGCGACCGTGATTGCGATGAGCTGGTCACCGTTGATTGTTACAACCCACGTACGGGGCACTGGCGCTACCTGGCTGAGTTTCCCGAGCACTTGGGTGGCGGCTACAGCATAGCGGCGCTGGGCAATGACATCTACGTGACAG GAGGATCAGATGGGTCAAGGCTCTATGACTGTGTCTGGAGATACAACTCCAGTGTGAATGAGTGGACAGAAGTTTCTCCAATGTTGAAAGCAAGAGAATACCACAGCTCTACAGTCTTGGATGGACTGTTGTATATTATAGCCTCAGACAGCACAGAACGTTATGACCACTCCATAGACGCCTGGGAGGCTTTGCAGCCTATGTTGTACCCAATGGACAACTGTTCTACCACATCTTGTCGTGGCAAACTCTTTGCTATTGGCTCTCTAGCAGGCAAAGAATCCATGGTTATACAATGCTATGACCCTGAAACTGACCTCTGGTCCCTCGTGAACTGTGGACAGCTGCCTCCATGGTCTTTTGCACCAAAAACTGTGACTCTTAATGGACTCATATACTTTATAAG agATGACTCCGCCGAAGTGGATGTTTACAATCCAATGAAGAATGAATGGGACAAAATCCCTCCTATGCTTCAG GTTCACGTTGGAGGGAGCTTGGCTGTGCTTGGTGGGAAGCTCTATGTCTCTGGTGGCTACGATAACACATTTGAACTTTCAGATGTGCTGGAAGCTTATGATCCAGAAACTCGAATGTGGAGCATAGTGGGACGGCTGCCTGAACCTACCTTCTGGCATGGAAGTGTCAGCATATTCCGACAGTTCATGCCACAAACTACACAAGACGACGACAGTATTGCTCTGGATAATGCCATTAACCTAAACAGGCAGCGCCAGAATCTGCATAATCAGAATCTTAATGAGTTACGTTAA
- the KLHL21 gene encoding kelch-like protein 21 isoform X1: MPREQPRGPRGSGQRHIMEPSPAGGGGGPGEPAHAVALLRGLSALRSERSLLDVTVVAGGCEFGAHRAVLAAASGYFRAMFGGSLRESRAERVRLHGVDPECLALLLDFAYTGRVGQLGPDIAERLLRAADLLQFPAVKEACGTWLARQLEPANALDMQDFAEAFACPALAAAAHRFVLRHVGELSTQLERLPLARLISYLQDDELCVPKEEAAFQLALRWVRADLAARAPLLPQLLAHVRLPFVRRFYLLAHVEGEPLVARCQPCLRLLREARDFQAARYDRHDQGPCARMRPRPSTGLAEILVLIGGCDRDCDELVTVDCYNPRTGHWRYLAEFPEHLGGGYSIAALGNDIYVTGGSDGSRLYDCVWRYNSSVNEWTEVSPMLKAREYHSSTVLDGLLYIIASDSTERYDHSIDAWEALQPMLYPMDNCSTTSCRGKLFAIGSLAGKESMVIQCYDPETDLWSLVNCGQLPPWSFAPKTVTLNGLIYFIRDDSAEVDVYNPMKNEWDKIPPMLQVHVGGSLAVLGGKLYVSGGYDNTFELSDVLEAYDPETRMWSIVGRLPEPTFWHGSVSIFRQFMPQTTQDDDSIALDNAINLNRQRQNLHNQNLNELR, translated from the exons GCATATTATGGAACCGAGCCcggcaggaggaggtgggggtccAGGCGAACCAGCACACgcagtggcactgctgcggggTCTGAGTGCACTGCGCTCTGAGCGGAGCCTGCTTGATGTGACAGTGGTGGCCGGGGGCTGTGAGTTTGGGGCACATCGAGCTGTGCTAGCTGCAGCTTCTGGCTACTTCCGTGCCATGTTCGGCGGGTCACTGCGGGAGTCCCGGGCCGAGCGGGTGCGGCTACATGGGGTGGACCCTGAGTGCCTGGCACTGCTGCTCGACTTTGCCTACACTGGTcgggtggggcagctgggcccCGACATCGCAGAGCGGCTGCTGCGTGCCGCCGACCTACTACAGTTCCCAGCCGTGAAGGAGGCATGTGGCACTTGGCTGGCCCGGCAGCTGGAGCCGGCCAACGCGCTGGACATGCAGGACTTCGCAGAGGCCTTTGCTTGCCCAGCCCTTGCGGCTGCCGCTCACCGATTTGTGCTGCGCCATGTGGGTGAGCTGAGCACGCAGTTGGAGCGGCTGCCGCTGGCGCGGCTCATCTCCTACTTGCAGGACGATGAGCTGTGTGTGCCCAAGGAGGAGGCCGCCTTCCAGCTGGCACTGCGTTGGGTGCGTGCTGACCTAGCTGCCCGTGCCCCGCTGCTGCCGCAGCTCCTGGCCCACGTGCGCTTGCCCTTCGTGCGCCGTTTCTACCTGCTGGCGCATGTGGAGGGCGAGCCCCTGGTGGCGCGTTGTCAGCCCTGTCTGCGCCTCCTGCGGGAGGCCCGCGACTTCCAGGCTGCTCGCTATGACCGGCACGACCAGGGGCCATGTGCTCGCATGCGGCCACGACCCTCTACCGGCCTGGCAGAGATCCTTGTGCTCATTGGTGGCTGCGACCGTGATTGCGATGAGCTGGTCACCGTTGATTGTTACAACCCACGTACGGGGCACTGGCGCTACCTGGCTGAGTTTCCCGAGCACTTGGGTGGCGGCTACAGCATAGCGGCGCTGGGCAATGACATCTACGTGACAG GAGGATCAGATGGGTCAAGGCTCTATGACTGTGTCTGGAGATACAACTCCAGTGTGAATGAGTGGACAGAAGTTTCTCCAATGTTGAAAGCAAGAGAATACCACAGCTCTACAGTCTTGGATGGACTGTTGTATATTATAGCCTCAGACAGCACAGAACGTTATGACCACTCCATAGACGCCTGGGAGGCTTTGCAGCCTATGTTGTACCCAATGGACAACTGTTCTACCACATCTTGTCGTGGCAAACTCTTTGCTATTGGCTCTCTAGCAGGCAAAGAATCCATGGTTATACAATGCTATGACCCTGAAACTGACCTCTGGTCCCTCGTGAACTGTGGACAGCTGCCTCCATGGTCTTTTGCACCAAAAACTGTGACTCTTAATGGACTCATATACTTTATAAG agATGACTCCGCCGAAGTGGATGTTTACAATCCAATGAAGAATGAATGGGACAAAATCCCTCCTATGCTTCAG GTTCACGTTGGAGGGAGCTTGGCTGTGCTTGGTGGGAAGCTCTATGTCTCTGGTGGCTACGATAACACATTTGAACTTTCAGATGTGCTGGAAGCTTATGATCCAGAAACTCGAATGTGGAGCATAGTGGGACGGCTGCCTGAACCTACCTTCTGGCATGGAAGTGTCAGCATATTCCGACAGTTCATGCCACAAACTACACAAGACGACGACAGTATTGCTCTGGATAATGCCATTAACCTAAACAGGCAGCGCCAGAATCTGCATAATCAGAATCTTAATGAGTTACGTTAA